ATTTATCCGTGCCCAGGATATGCTCTGCCGACGGCGTCTGCAGCACCAGTTTCATGTTTCCCTCCATGGGGTCCTGGGGAGCAAGGTAAGGGGCAAAGATGGCCAGCAGCACCACAAATACCACCAGAGCTGTATAGAAGGCGAAAAGCCTGTTCTCACGAAAAACCGCCATCAGTTCCCCTCCTTTTTCAGCCGCGGGTCAAGATAAGCATAAGAAAGATCCACCAGCGCGTTGATGCCCATGTAAACTATGGAAATCCAGAGCACGAAGCCCTCAATGAGAGGATAGTCCCGCATGGAGATGGCCCGCACCGCCATATTGCCGATGCCAGGCCAGGAGAACACCATTTCGATGACCGCCACGCCCCCCAGGAGCCAGCCAATGGACATGCCCAGCAGGGTGATGAGGGGCAGGATGGCATTGGGCAAGACGTGCTTCCACAGGATAGCCTGCTCCGAAAGCCCCCTGGCCCTTGCCCCCACCACATAATCCTGCTGCAGTTCCTCCAGGAACACAGTGCGCACCTGGCGGATATACTTGGAGGACATATAGAGGGCCAGGGTCAGGGAAGGCAGCACGATGCCCTCCAATGTCACAGCCGACTTGGCAATAGGGAACCAGCCCAGCTTCAGGCCGAAGACATAGAGGAAGAGCAGGCCTATCCAGAAGGAAGGCATGGACACCCCGATAAAGGAAATGCCCCGCACCAGATGATCCTGCCAGCCGTTCCTGTGAATCGCAGACCATATCCCCAGCGGCAGGGAAATCAGCAGCACGAAGACGATGGTCACAGCCGCCAAAGTAAGCGTCCCTGCAAAGCCCTCCAGCAGCTTTTCTGTAACCGGTTTCTTGGCAGAGTAGGATATGCCCATATCACCCTGCAGCACGCCTCCTGCCCAGTTCACATACTGCACCAGGAAGGGCTTGTCCAGTCCCAGCTCCGCCCTGGTCTTGTCCAGGGTTTCCTGTGACACGATAGTGTCCCCCGCCTCCAGCAGCATGGCCGCCGGGTCCCCGGGGGCCAGATAGGTCAAGCAAAAGGTCAGGAAGCTGACACCTATGAGGGTAATCAGCATCTGCGACATCTTGCCCAAAAGTTTTTGCAAAGTTTCTCATCTCCCCATAAACATAAAAAACCTGCCCGCAAAAATGCAGACAGGTCCACCATATACTTCTCCAGCAAAATCCCCATCCCCATCGCTCGCGGGTCAAACGGTGATTGTCAATCAGGCAGTTCTCCTGGCTCCAGGTCATCACTTCCTTGCGCCTTCCCAGAAAGACTTTGCTCTTTCCAGTGACATCAATGCAATGAAGCTCGCTGTTACAGTGGCGGGACCGCGCCGGCTTTTACCGGCTTCTCTATTAAGTCATAGGAACTATGCTATTCCTTTCGACACCCAATCCAATCTCAATATAGAATTGTTTTCAATGAAAATTACAACAGGCAAAATTTTACCACTACCTACCCCAGCCTGTCAAGTTTCGCAGGCAGGCTGGGGACGCCCCTGCCACAGGCGCCACAGCAGGAAGGAGGCACAGGCAGCCCTGATGGACTGGTCGATGGCCAGAGCCAGCCAGGCACCAGGCAGGCCCATATCCAGCACCTGCAGGAAGAAAGCCGTGATCAGGGGACGCAGGAAGGCGATGCTCACAAAGGAATAGGCTGCCACCTGGCTGGTCCTGCCGCTGCCCCGGAGCACGCCGGCGCACACCAGGGCATGGGCCTCCGGAAAGCTCACCGCCGCCACGAAAATCATGACCAGGCTCCCTAAGGGCAGCAATCCCACTTCATGGGAGTAGAGGCTGAAGATTTCTTCCCGCAAGCTGAAGGTCAGCACAAAAGAAACAAGGGAAAAAATCAAGCTCCACTTGAGCCCGGCCCGCAGCTGCCGCTGCCAGTAAGCCCAGTCGCCTGCCCCGTGAGCGTGGCCTGCCATGACCATATTGGCCTTGCCCAGTCCCCCGGCAAAGCAGTAATAGAAATCGCAGAAATTCATGCAGATGGCATGGACGGCATAAGCTGCCGTGCCCAGCTCCGCCACCATGCGGGTGTAGAGCACCATGCCGATGCGCTCGAACCCCTGCTCGCTGAAGACTCCGGCAAAGACTGGCAAGAATTCCCGGAAATATGACCTGTCAGGCCAAAAAGCCCGCCAGTCCCCCGGCATAGCGCTGCCCCCCAGCTGGCGGGCAGAAACTGCCAGAGTCCAGCTGGTGCCAATGACCGTACCCACAGCAGCCCCCGTCACCCCCAGCGCAGGAAAGGGGCCCAGGCCAAAGATGAACAGAGCATTGCCCACGACATTCACCAGATTGCCCTGAAGGTTGGCGCTCATCACCTCTTTGGTGTGGCCATAGCCCAGCTGCACTGCCTGCAGGACAGTGGCCAGAGTGGTTAGGAATACCCCCAGCAGAGCGATGTCCCCATAGGACAGAGCCGCTGCCAGATACTCTTCCTGCGCCCCCATCCAGCAGAGAATGCGCTCCAGCTGCCAGAAGAACAAGACATGCAATATGCCCATGAAAATAACAGCACAAAAAAGTGTCCGTGCAAGCAGCACGGGCACTTCCTGTGTATTATCCTCACCGAACTTCCTGGCAGTGAGCAGCGTCAGAACCGCCGCTATGGAGCGAACCACACAAAGCAGCATCATCCTGGGCTGGGTAAAGATACTCACCGCCGCAATAGCCGCCGTTCCCAGCATGCCTGCCATGATGATATCCACAGAACTCAGCAGCACCATAAACAGGCCCTCCAGGGCAGCAGGCATTGCTATATTCAGATAATGTCTGTCCTCGTCCGGTATGCGCATGCTGAAACTCCTTATCACCTAATAATCAATATCAATTAGATGATAACAAGCTGCCTCTGCCTGCGCAAGCCCCCCCGGGGGATATAGACAGCCTCATTCGTCAAACTGCTCAGCGACGCCTCCTGGCAAACAACGGCGCATTGGGCCGCAGGATGCGGCAGCTGTTCAGCACCACAGCCAGAGTGGCCGTATTGTGGATCACCGCTGCCCACAGAGGATTGATGCGCCCCAAAGCTCCCAACAGCATGGCGGAGGAATTCACCAGGATTGTCGCCATGAAGTTCTGGTGCACCAGATCCATGGTGCGCTTGCCCAGCTGCAGGGCCTCCATAAGGCGGTTGGGGTCCTCGGAGTGGATGGTCACTGCAGAGGACTCGGCGGCAATATCCGTCTGCCGCCCGCCCAGGGAAACGCCCACATCTGCAAAGGCCAGGGCCGGAGCATCGTTGATGCCGTCCCCCACCATCATCACCGTGCCACGCTGCTTGAGCTTGTTCACATAAGTGCTCTTGTCCTCAGGCAGGATTTCCGCATGGTAAGAGTCGATATCCATGGCATTTGCCACCTCAGCTGCCACCGCCTTGGAATCGCCGGTGAGCATGACTATCTCGTCAATGCCATAGCGGCGCATGCGGTTCAGGGTCTTCTTCATATTGGGACGCACAGGGTCCTCGATGCCGATGACGCCGATAAGCTCCTGGTCACGGGCCACATAAAGGAGGTTCTTGCCCTTGAGGCCTGCATCAAGGTTCTCATTATCCTTGACGCCATTTTCGTTCAAGAACTTCAGGCTGCCCACGCGGATAGTGCCGCCCTTGCAGCCCTCGAAGTCCGGCACCTCTGCCAGCATGCCCCGGGCCACCACGGTCTCGGATTTCTTATGCTGGGGCACCTGCCATTCCTGTGCCTTCACATACTTCTGGATGGCCACTGCCAGGGGATGGACGGAATGCTGCTCGGCAGAAGCCGCCAGCAGCAGTAGTTCCTTCTCCTCCACCCCGACCTTGGTCTTGATGAAGGAAATCTGGGGAATGCCCACGGTGAGGGTACCAGTCTTGTCCAGCACCACCGTGTCAGTCTCTGCCAGGGCCTCGATATAGTTGCCGCCCTTCACCAGGATGCCGCGCTTGGCCGCTGCCGCAATGGAAGCAGAAATGGCCGTGGCAGTGGAAAGCTTGAGGCCGCAGGAGAAGTCAATGAACAGCAGGTTCAGCACCCGCTGCCAGTCACGGGTGGCACCGTAGACAATGCCCGCCCCGATGAAGGAAATGGGCACCAGCAGATTGGCCATCTGGTCGGCGAAATTCTGCACCGGCGCCTTGCGGGTCTGGGCCTCCTCCACCAGATGCACGATATGGGCCAGGGAGGTGTCAGAGCCCACTTTCTCCACCGCAATCACCAGTTCCCCTGCCTCCACCACGCTGCCTGCGTAAACGGGAGAACCTGCGTGCTTCATGGCGGGATTGGACTCGCCGGTTATGGAGGCCTGATTCACGGCAGCATCACCGGAAATCACCCGCCCGTCAATGACGATTTTCTCGCCGGCATGGGCGGCGATGATGTCCCCGGCCTTCACCTGCTCAATGGGCACCTTGCGCTCCACCACATCTCCATCATCCTCCTGGCCCTCCACCAGCCAGACGTAGCGCTGGTCAAGGGACAGGAGGCCGGAGATATGGGTGCGGGCGCGCTCTGCCGCATAGCTGGTGAGCATCTCCGCGCCATTGGACAAGGCCAGCAGG
This genomic interval from Selenomonas sp. AB3002 contains the following:
- a CDS encoding MATE family efflux transporter — protein: MRIPDEDRHYLNIAMPAALEGLFMVLLSSVDIIMAGMLGTAAIAAVSIFTQPRMMLLCVVRSIAAVLTLLTARKFGEDNTQEVPVLLARTLFCAVIFMGILHVLFFWQLERILCWMGAQEEYLAAALSYGDIALLGVFLTTLATVLQAVQLGYGHTKEVMSANLQGNLVNVVGNALFIFGLGPFPALGVTGAAVGTVIGTSWTLAVSARQLGGSAMPGDWRAFWPDRSYFREFLPVFAGVFSEQGFERIGMVLYTRMVAELGTAAYAVHAICMNFCDFYYCFAGGLGKANMVMAGHAHGAGDWAYWQRQLRAGLKWSLIFSLVSFVLTFSLREEIFSLYSHEVGLLPLGSLVMIFVAAVSFPEAHALVCAGVLRGSGRTSQVAAYSFVSIAFLRPLITAFFLQVLDMGLPGAWLALAIDQSIRAACASFLLWRLWQGRPQPACET
- a CDS encoding heavy metal translocating P-type ATPase, giving the protein MKYGVYNIKLAVALPREERAILAAKLRSFRQIAAAVVEERQARIYYRGVLPLQQVQSLIVRTLVRVKEESVSQADRLVEYRRDALISLASFAGMQLLQRTSPQLYASMKILRTILVLGIARNFIKTGIQGMIEDRRPNADTLTATAVIASVLAGKPESSLTLLALSNGAEMLTSYAAERARTHISGLLSLDQRYVWLVEGQEDDGDVVERKVPIEQVKAGDIIAAHAGEKIVIDGRVISGDAAVNQASITGESNPAMKHAGSPVYAGSVVEAGELVIAVEKVGSDTSLAHIVHLVEEAQTRKAPVQNFADQMANLLVPISFIGAGIVYGATRDWQRVLNLLFIDFSCGLKLSTATAISASIAAAAKRGILVKGGNYIEALAETDTVVLDKTGTLTVGIPQISFIKTKVGVEEKELLLLAASAEQHSVHPLAVAIQKYVKAQEWQVPQHKKSETVVARGMLAEVPDFEGCKGGTIRVGSLKFLNENGVKDNENLDAGLKGKNLLYVARDQELIGVIGIEDPVRPNMKKTLNRMRRYGIDEIVMLTGDSKAVAAEVANAMDIDSYHAEILPEDKSTYVNKLKQRGTVMMVGDGINDAPALAFADVGVSLGGRQTDIAAESSAVTIHSEDPNRLMEALQLGKRTMDLVHQNFMATILVNSSAMLLGALGRINPLWAAVIHNTATLAVVLNSCRILRPNAPLFARRRR
- the nikB gene encoding nickel ABC transporter permease, whose product is MQKLLGKMSQMLITLIGVSFLTFCLTYLAPGDPAAMLLEAGDTIVSQETLDKTRAELGLDKPFLVQYVNWAGGVLQGDMGISYSAKKPVTEKLLEGFAGTLTLAAVTIVFVLLISLPLGIWSAIHRNGWQDHLVRGISFIGVSMPSFWIGLLFLYVFGLKLGWFPIAKSAVTLEGIVLPSLTLALYMSSKYIRQVRTVFLEELQQDYVVGARARGLSEQAILWKHVLPNAILPLITLLGMSIGWLLGGVAVIEMVFSWPGIGNMAVRAISMRDYPLIEGFVLWISIVYMGINALVDLSYAYLDPRLKKEGN